The following proteins are co-located in the Cydia fagiglandana chromosome 2, ilCydFagi1.1, whole genome shotgun sequence genome:
- the LOC134674160 gene encoding uncharacterized protein LOC134674160 — MSLKSIKVQLRTKYQMLTDYAGTVTSRPDSMAASVAKRHFDLIYTEYVKAHESLLAYEGELEEEERLQYQECFSEVNRLLIQLDEASAGEAGQSHTPRGQAETTEQNQDLIRGEVRWQSGGVAHSHAATGAVGGAVPGSASGLASSGGATNCAAWFRTCTRKSGAVGSSYQETGTASEGLRHRTRDQSGEFTPCSLLILLE; from the exons ATGTCGTTAAAGTCAATCAAGGTGCAGCTGCGCACCAAGTACCAAATGTTGACCGACTATGCTGGCACGGTCACATCACGACCTGACAGCATGGCCGCGTCGGTGGCGAAGCGGCACTTTGATCTTATTTATACTGAGTACGTCAAGGCCCACGAGTCACTGCTGGCCTACGAAGGTGAGCTCGAGGAGGAGGAACGACTTCAATACCAGGAGTGCTTCAGCGAGGTTAACCGGCTGCTGATCCAGCTAGACGAGGCGTCGGCTGGAGAGGCTGGCCAGTCACACACACCCCGTGGACAGGCAG AAACTACCGAACAGAATCAAGACCTTATACGAGGAGAGGTACGGTGGCAATCCGGAGGTGTTGCCCACTCTCACGCAGCTACTGGCGCTGTTGGAGGAGCAGTGCCGGGTTCAGCAAGCGGTCTCGCCAGCAGCGGTGGAGCAACCAACTGCGCAGCGTGGTTCCGCACCTGCACGAGGAAGAGCGGGGCCGTCGGGTCAAGCTACCAGGAAACCGGGACCGCCAGCGAGGGTCTTCGCCATCGAACAAGAGACCAATCAGGTGAATTCACCCCCTGTTCTTTGCTCATACTGCTCGAGTGA
- the LOC134674030 gene encoding uncharacterized protein LOC134674030 yields the protein MAPIRVSPTAVIMVRSGNGSYVKARALLDSGAGCSVVKKSFVERFKVHQQFTGNNIFGVGDIKVNVPGTIAKLVFKPRGKTVPIISVVATVMYRVTGNIPYYDTEIRTHLDSSKLELADPALDKSQDVDIILGTDVLNYIYTGSKILTNIPGVEAYGTCFGHVLMGATWNYPSSLTTPTAGTSVEDYGIHATRLEDVLERFWRVEQPPEERPQHPEHLECERLYTSTTQRLDNGQFMVRLPLRADRPKLGESRALAMRRLISLEARLAKNPVFAEKYKEFMRDYEALGHMSKSDFNFESEHYVIPHHGIFKKGSEKIRVVYNAAANSSTGVSLNQCLHSGKPLQNDITQILLNFRRHQVVFTTDIRMMFRQTWIHPSDRRYQLILWREDPSQDVQMDYSGMSHCPILKTFNGMNSFKIYIT from the exons ATGGCGCCAATTCGTGTCTCTCCTACAGCTGTGATCATGGTCAGATCAGGCAATGGGTCTTATGTTAAAGCTAGGGCTTTGCTTGACTCGGGAGCGGGGTGCTCCGTAGTGAAGAAATCATTTGTAGAAAGATTCAAAGTACACCAACAGTTTACTgggaataatatttttggagTAGGTGACATAAAGGTAAATGTGCCAGGCACGATTGCTAAGCTTGTATTCAAACCACGCGGGAAAACAGTGCCTATCATCAGTGTAGTAGCTACAGTCATGTACAGGGTTACGGGAAACATACCTTATTATGATACTGAGATCAGGACTCATTTGGATTCATCAAAACTTGAATTAGCTGACCCTGCCTTGGATAAATCGCAGGATGTGGACATCATTCTAGGAACGGATGTGCTCAATTATATATACACTGGTTCAAAGATACTCACTAACATTCCAGGTGTTGAGGCGTACGGCACCTGCTTCGGTCACGTGCTGATGGGGGCAACTTGGAATTACCCATCATCATTAACAACACCGACCGCCGGGACATCAGTAGAGGACTACGGCATCCATGCTACTCGGCTCGAGGACGTCCTAGAAAGGTTTTGGAGAGTGGAGCAGCCCCCCGAGGAGCGGCCGCAACACCCAGAACACCTCGAATGTGAAAGGTTGTATACCTCCACTACTCAACGTTTAGATAATGGCCAATTCATGGTGCGGTTGCCGCTGCGGGCAGACCGACCCAAGCTGGGCGAGTCTAGGGCTCTAGCCATGCGTAGACTGATTTCGTTGGAGGCCAGGCTGGCCAAAAATCCAGTATTTGCTGAAAAATATAAGGAATTCATGAGGGACTATGAGGCACTTGGTCATATGTCCAAATCAGACTTTAATTTCGAGAGCGAACACTATGTAATACCCCACCACGGAATTTTCAAAAAGGGATCCGAAAAGATCCGCGTCGTATATAACGCTGCAGCTAACTCAAGCACCGGAGTATCGCTCAATCAATGCCTTCACTCAGGCAAACCGCTTCAAAatgatatcactcaaatattgttaaatttcaGACGTCATCAAGTTGTCTTCACGACCGACATCAGAATGATGTTCCGGCAAACGTGGATACACCCCAGCGATAGGCGCTATCAGCTGATTCTGTGGCGCGAGGATCCGTCGCAGGATGTACAG ATGGATTACAGTGGGATGAGCCACTGTCCCATACTCAAGACCTTCAATGGAATGAACTCATTCAAGATCTACATCACTTGA